ggctgtggctcagggggtagagagggttgtctgttaatcgcaaggttggtggTTCAATCtccgactcctcctaggtcatgtgccgaagtatccttgagcaagactctgaaccccaagttgctcccgatgggcaggccggcgccttgcatggtagctcgctgccgtcggtatgtgggagtgtgagtatgaatgggtgaatgagaggcaaaacaTTGTcaagcgctttgagtgctgctaaggtagaaaagcgctatataaatgcagtccatttaccatttattCTTGTATAGAAGTGTCATGCATAAATCTGAGTTACTACTCTTGACTAAAACTCAATCCAACCTAACTAGAGGGCCACGAGATGGCAGCAGAGTTCCATATTGTATCTGTTCAGGATCAAACTTGAGGTCATGGTTCCAATTTGTTAACTGCGACACAAGACACAATGCTTTCTGGATCCTGACCATAAACTTTGGTGTCTGGTCATATTAGATCTATTCTCTTAAACATTTTAGTAGAAATTCATAGTAATCAAAACCTACTTCTCTGCCATAACTGACAATCAACCTAAAGAACTTTCCGTACATTGGCCCAATGCACTTGTTACCTTGCCAATACACTTGCTGTCCAGCAGGTGGTGTATATAGACTTTTGTATCACTCTGAACGCTGCCTCCCTTTATTGGAAAGGATTTGTTGCACATAGATCGCAACAATGCTGTCAATCTATCATGTTGCATTCAGGATTAAACTGGCAGCTGGACTGCATAACAAAATATGATGAAACATTTctgtagtctgtgtgtctgagtagCCCTGGTCCTCTTCTTAAGAGTGTTTGTTCTCACCAAGCACGTCTGTTTCATGCTCTTAGATTGCTCAAGGCTGATATTGTGCTGCCAAAGGTTTTTATTTCCAGACAGGCTGCAGATGCCTCATGCACCTGGTCATTTGTTTTCTGTGCATGTGCTTGGCCAGGTCATGAGGACATGGACTGCGAGTCTTTTCACACACTAAGCCTCCACTTATTTCCAAGTATATCTGATACGTCACCCTTATCACAAATAGATCAACTAGTGACCCCTCCCACTACTCTGGTATGAATATCTTAGTGATCTTAAGCACTTTCAAATGTCCGTTGCAATTTAAATATTCAATGAGATTTACATTTTCAAGTGTTGTACATTGTCTCATGATTATGAAGAACTAGCATGTAATTAGCTGAAGCACAACTGTTGCTAGATGACAGTGTTTTGGTAGTCCTATATGTTGGCTTGTAGACAAGGAACAAGAAATGAGGAAAAGAAACATTATATATAATCTCATTTAATATTGGTTCTCTATGGAAGAAGTTAACCATGAAACATTTACAAAATGTACACAAAGTGATGCAATCAATCAACAATAGTTATATTTCAATAATATAGGTTCAAATCAAACAGTATTTACACATCTCAGAGCTTGCTCCCTCTTTGCAGTCAAATTGAGGATTATGTTTGTACATATCAGAGGAAGACTATGGACCAATCCTGTACATCCTCTGACATCCCCTCGTGATCTCCTCATATCTCCAACACTCCAGGTGGAGTTCATAATGGTGCTTCTCTTCAAACAGTAATAGGCACCGACAAAAAAATGGAGTAGGAACCGAAAACAAAGATGACAGTATATACAATTTGTGCAACAACAGAATAACTTTTATACACATCCCAACACTGTGGTCTAAAATGACCAATAGGTTCTCCCTGATTACAGAAATATAATGCATCATTTCAATACTTAGAAATGTAAATAATGCATTCGTTTTTATCAAAGCCTAAATTCATGATCTTCTACATTATTTTTCAACATGATGAAATGTTTTAAAATAGCTTAATTCTAACAGTGCATACATAGATGTCTAATAGTGTGTTACACTTAGCTAATGGTCTATGACACTGGTTAATCACAGAGGTTTGTTCATGTGTGGAAAGTGCTTAACCTGTCAGTTAGGGTGAATGTGTAGGAAGAAAACAGAGGTTGCTGTATATTCCCTTTCTGCGTGAAGAGTGTATGTGCTCTCTTGATGCTGGTAACGTGTCTGTCTACcgagacagagggacacacgTAGTACTGTGAGgaatgagagaaggaagagactcTACATTTGGTCTTCAGAGCACTCACAGTCACTGACAGTCCCTGGTGTTGAGCTTGACCAGCAGGGTGGTTTGAGGCCAATCTCACACAGAGCAGATTAGTTTATCTGGAAGCAGCTGGAAAACTCTATATATGGGGGTTGACTTCAGGAGTCACCCCCTCAGGTCCTCTATTTTCCGTTGAGATGTCTTTCAGTTCACTCAATCACCTCGTCAGATCCCACATTGCTGCCAGTGAATCTCAGTGTCCTCACAGCTGGGCTGGAGTGAAGGGTACTTGTCACCAGGAGGTTCCCCAAAGAACTGCCCCTAGTTAGGGACTCTGGTGGTCCCATGCACCCCCTTTGTTGGTTCTCTAGACTGAAGCCCCAGGGTTTCAGGGGTCGATCCGGAAAGCCAGCAGCTTGTCGGAGTGCTGGTTGTTGAGGGTGCGCAGGTCGGGCAGACGCAGCAACAGCTTGGGGAAGAGGGCGCTGTCGTCTGGGCGTCGGCGAGTGATGAGGGAGCGCAGGGCTTTGATCAAACTGTCCTGTAGCAGCTCTACGGCTCCTACATCAGCTACGCCAGAGCGATCTGAGATGAAGGGGAGAGACTGAGTGTTAAATAGGATGAAACTGTGTGTCGGTTGTACGTGTagtatgtgtgcaggtgtgttttttcatttcattttactATGCCTCTCTTACCGGCAGACACCAGCACCACAGCCATGAAGAGGGCCATCTCGTCAGGTTCTAGCCCCAGAGAGCCCAATTTTTCACTGAAGTCAAACATGGCATCCAGCAAGGACCCCATGCCCAGCGCCCGCAGGGATGCCAGGGAGTATGTCTGCCCATTCAGGAAGGTCACTGTCCTCTCTTTGGGGTCAAACAGGGAGCAGAACCTGACCATCAGAACCTGGGAACACAGCAGGAACACAGGTAAGTATTGGACAGGCAACACTCAGGAAAGGAAACACTCTTTCCATCCAGTTTCTCTTTAAAGTTGTTCTGTGATTGACTGTACCTGGAAGGTTCCTGACTTGAGCAACATGACCTGGTCGTGTTGGCTGAGACTTTGGAAGCCTGGGATACTCTTGGCAAACTCCACCACCTCCTTGACAGCTGGGGTGAAGCACTGGGAGAAGGACTCCCACACTTGCTGGCTCGACCGACTGGCAGAGACAACGGGACATGCGTTCAGGGGACACGCCTGGGAGGGAGACattgaggaaggaaagagagactcGTTTAAAATGTGCTCAGTGCTGTGTATATCGTTTAAAAAAGAACATTTTAAGAGACGGATATCTTGTTGTGTTTCAGATATTTGTAAAACTATACAAACTCACCAGCACTTTGGCACCTCCGTTCAATTTCCAGGGACAGGAAGTCTGGTTCTCAGATTCACTGTGATGATTGGTTGGGTTGGTCTGAGCAGACTGGTTACCATTGGCTGGACACTGACTCATACTAGATGATTGGGCGAAGGTATATCTAGCATTGTCGTTGTTGGCAGTTGGGTTGTTGTGAGGGGCAACTGAGAAGCTGGCAGGTGTGGGGTAGTTTGTCTGGTACCCCTGAGGGTGGGGGttgttgtgttggtgtgctGAGTAGATGGAATCATGTGTTGCATTATTTCGGAAAGTGGATGAGCAGTTGTTGTTGTTAAGAGCTGCCATCTTGGGGGGTTTCTCATCCTTAAACATGTTTTGGTAAACTGCTTCATTGGATTGGTTCTCTGGACTGGAAGGGGcatcagaggaagaggaggagtcaaTCTCCATGGAAGCTGATTCATTAAGACTGTTCATGTAGCTCTGCATCTCGTCCAATAGcctttgcttctctctcttaGGGATACGCCCAAAACGAACAGCTGGAAGAAAGACAAAGTGAGAATAAGTTGGCAAGTTAAATTCAAGTAATGTCACAAAGAACATCTGATATTGTGCTGTATAATGTAGTTCCGCACAAATAAACAGTAATAATGCTATCCTGTCCTTGCTCCTTAAGAAACAACCAGTCAGTAATCATCATGGACTTACACAGTAGGAGCCCCTACCCTCTCACCATCTGAATCCCCCCCACCCGAATCCCCACAATCACCCTCTGGCAAACCTATTTATAGCTCCTTGCCACTGTATGTGGCACTACATCCCccaatgtctccctctctctcttctacttcCCTCCTTGCTCTCTTGTTCTTATCTCTCTCCGACTCTGTTAGGTTTATTTTCGATGTTAAAGTAGGTCAGTGGGTCAGATGGAGTGCATGTGATGCTATTACGGCAGCAGAGTGAAGACTAGTGTGGAAGTCAAAGATGGGAGTAGAGGtaaagaggtgagagaggtggagggaaaggagggagggttgTTAGCATAGAGGTGATAGTATGAGAGAATGCAAGAAATTATAGATTAAAGGAGCCGCGAGTGAGAGAATAATGTCCAAACAATAAAATAAGGACAAAAAACTAAAGTTTGCAATATGCACGACACTGCAATTTAATACAAGATAAATTAGTGTCTGATTCTTCTCTCCTGTGCTTAGGCTTTCTGGGTCACCTAAATATGGTTGTCCCAGATAAGCAGATGATTTATTGTCACCTAGTTCAGTGAGACCCCAGGGGAGTTGTGCAGGTAGTACAGTAGCACAGATGGATGGGACTGCCTCTCTGTAACTGTACCATCTCCCAGCTCTCTAATGATTTACATTAAAACTGCATTTTGTAATTGCTTTGTTTTTCGAGGTCTGTGCAGTAATAATAATAGATATGAAAGCACACTTAAGTGTAAATGGGGGGTGATCAGGGGCATGGTGCCCCAGTTTCCTAAAATAAACCAGATTTGACTGCGTGACGGATGACTACTGGGACACCCTTGCTCCTCTTGCCATAAATCACAAATGGAGTATGGTGAGACTGGAGACGAGGaacaagggaggaagggagaggggcagaaggAGAGTGAAAGGAAGATGCACAATAAGCAAGGGGCGATCTCATGCTGCTAGAAAGCTAGGCTACCGTCTCTAGTAGGATCTCCATCTGGCACTGGCCATTCAAATGTGTAACCATGGAAACAGCATTTGGAGGAAAAGCTCCCAGACGTTTTTTTGGATGCTTGCCACGATAACTGAACAATGGACTGTGTTCTAATGATTTTCACGCCCTGTTCCATGTCTCTTACCATCTCTGGACatgcccacagacagacacttctTGAAGCGGCAGTGCTGGCACCGGTTGCGATTCATACGCATGATCAGGCAGTTCTCATTCTTTACACACATCTTGTAGTTGATATTCTGCTGGATGCTGCGCCTGAAAAAGCCCtgcacaggaggagaggagagatgagttgAAGATTGAGGAGTAGATTAGAGGAGAATTCTCGGCTGTGTGTCGGAGGGAGGGGTTATTGTCTGTGAATGAGACCTCACCTTGCAGCCCTCACAGGCATGTACACCATAGTGGAATCCAGATGCAATGTCTCCGCACACCTTACACAGTAGCACCATGCCTCCTGTCTCTGCAGAGCAAAAGCAAAAAGGATTGGTTAGACAAATGTGTTTGATGCTagaagagagatacagagacaagAAATTAATGAAAAAGAGAATGAGAAGAGATATTCAATAGAAGAATAGCTTACTTGTGAAAGTGCCAGTAAAGCCACAGGGTCTCTTGGCCACCATTGGATGCGTGTAAGACTGGTGGGCAGACGATACTGTAGCAGTCCTTGCAGTAGGTGCATTGCTGACCTCAGGGAACTGAAAGACCAatttgggggagggtggggacctTGCTTGCTGCTCCCTTCTCCGTTTAAGAGGTGCAACCTCCTGGAAGGAAACTCCCTCTGGAGATGAAGgctgggagtgagaggagggagactgagTCTGGTACCCACTGGAGGGGCtgccagggctggggctggcacTGCCAGAGGACCCCGCATATAAGATGACACCACCTGGAAGAGCACAGAAGAGAGGACGGGATATTTAGGATTCGGTGTCATATGGCGAAAAGGCAAAATAGCGTTTGGTTGATTTAGCTGGTCTGAATAAACTCTTATTCTTATTATCTTTTTATAATATGGAAACAGGTTAAGTAGGCAATTATTTATATGCCCAATCTACcgaaaaaaacatgttaaaaatCAATGGCTCTGAAGTTTGGAGCGTAAATTGAAATGTCTCATAACCAACGCTCACtagtccctccttctcccctcccctttggAAAGATCGTGCTCTGCCTACGAAATGAGCGATAGCCCTCACGTGTACGCTGAGCCAGCCAGCCGCCTCCTCGCTTTCATCTCACTGTTCCCCTTTTGGCGACGCGCCCAGAGTCCTCTCAAACCGCCAGCCACCTGACCGCCAACTCACATGGACTCCTGACACAGTTCCCGCCTGTGCTCACAAGGCGCTTTCCGCAGTCCCGTGTAGACAACAGCCGCAGTACAATAACAGGCAGCAGGGAGATCACGTTTGTAAGAGGGGGCTTTAAAGCTGTAAGTACAGAGCGAAAGGCAGGATAGGCTACCGTCTGTTTATACTCAGGCATTCCACTGAGTCACCGGAAGACTAAAAAGGGCATGCAAACGTGAACGGTCACGTTTTTCGCGACACACAAGTGACTTGGTTTAAGTTTTGGTCGGTGAATTAAAGCTTCACGAGTGTGGACTTGGTGCTTGTATTATATCCAACATAGCCTATTACAACCCCTTGTGAATAAAGAATGATTGATTTTCTCCACGGCACATTATCGCAGGCCTAAATGATATTAGTCACATATCAGGATAATGTCACATCTAAAGATGTGACCTTTAATATTAAGGGTATAAAAGTGaaacacgcacatacattaTTATGTATGTGTTATTTTACTTCTAGGACCTTGTCGACGAATGAATAATATGAATCATCTATATACATTATTTTTTTCAACTCCCTG
The window above is part of the Osmerus mordax isolate fOsmMor3 chromosome 1, fOsmMor3.pri, whole genome shotgun sequence genome. Proteins encoded here:
- the nr1d4b gene encoding nuclear receptor subfamily 1, group D, member 4b, with translation MDNSPGGVILYAGSSGSASPSPGSPSSGYQTQSPSSHSQPSSPEGVSFQEVAPLKRRREQQARSPPSPKLVFQFPEVSNAPTARTATVSSAHQSYTHPMVAKRPCGFTGTFTKTGGMVLLCKVCGDIASGFHYGVHACEGCKGFFRRSIQQNINYKMCVKNENCLIMRMNRNRCQHCRFKKCLSVGMSRDAVRFGRIPKREKQRLLDEMQSYMNSLNESASMEIDSSSSSDAPSSPENQSNEAVYQNMFKDEKPPKMAALNNNNCSSTFRNNATHDSIYSAHQHNNPHPQGYQTNYPTPASFSVAPHNNPTANNDNARYTFAQSSSMSQCPANGNQSAQTNPTNHHSESENQTSCPWKLNGGAKVLACPLNACPVVSASRSSQQVWESFSQCFTPAVKEVVEFAKSIPGFQSLSQHDQVMLLKSGTFQVLMVRFCSLFDPKERTVTFLNGQTYSLASLRALGMGSLLDAMFDFSEKLGSLGLEPDEMALFMAVVLVSADRSGVADVGAVELLQDSLIKALRSLITRRRPDDSALFPKLLLRLPDLRTLNNQHSDKLLAFRIDP